The following proteins are co-located in the Luteolibacter rhizosphaerae genome:
- a CDS encoding alpha/beta hydrolase family protein, with protein MTSLRLSSIAAFAVAVLALNACQKPAGASSKGGATQTLAQEREGFSTQLIKQQSEDEAPPAPPPGVFKLVAYPSPAGNLAAYVSPDPDDGKKRPLVIWIVGGFSNSISEIAWAVGMPAENDQSAAAYRKAGIAMMYPSFRGGNKNPGHKEGFYGEVDDVLAAAVYAASLPWVDPARIYLGGHSTGGTLALLAAEAAPAGQFRAVMSFGPVEEVAGYGQDHLPFKVGDEKESRLRAPVEFLGAISAPTFVIEGSEGNSASLEELRERNRNPKISFVVAKGQDHFSVLGPSNSLFAAKILGDSGPECRIGITEAEIQAACKKAAQTDLPPGLERR; from the coding sequence GCCAGAAGCCCGCGGGTGCGTCGTCGAAGGGTGGCGCGACTCAGACTCTTGCCCAAGAGCGAGAAGGTTTTAGCACCCAGCTGATCAAGCAGCAGTCGGAAGACGAGGCACCGCCGGCTCCACCGCCCGGGGTGTTCAAGCTGGTGGCCTATCCTTCGCCTGCGGGGAATCTGGCGGCGTATGTGAGTCCGGATCCGGATGACGGAAAGAAGCGCCCGCTGGTGATCTGGATCGTTGGCGGGTTTAGCAACAGCATCTCGGAGATTGCCTGGGCAGTGGGGATGCCCGCCGAGAACGACCAGTCTGCCGCCGCTTATCGCAAGGCAGGGATCGCGATGATGTATCCTTCCTTCCGAGGCGGGAACAAGAATCCCGGGCACAAGGAAGGCTTCTACGGTGAGGTGGATGACGTGTTGGCCGCGGCTGTCTATGCGGCCTCCCTGCCATGGGTCGATCCCGCCCGCATCTATTTGGGCGGACACAGCACCGGTGGCACTCTCGCCCTGCTGGCCGCGGAGGCAGCTCCCGCCGGACAGTTCCGTGCCGTGATGTCATTCGGCCCGGTGGAGGAGGTGGCGGGCTACGGGCAAGATCATCTTCCCTTCAAGGTCGGCGATGAGAAGGAGAGCCGCCTGCGTGCTCCGGTGGAATTCCTGGGCGCGATCTCGGCGCCGACTTTCGTGATCGAAGGGTCCGAGGGGAACAGCGCCTCGCTGGAGGAGCTCCGCGAGCGGAACCGCAATCCGAAGATTAGCTTTGTGGTCGCGAAAGGCCAAGATCACTTCTCGGTGCTGGGGCCGAGCAACAGCCTCTTTGCCGCGAAGATCCTTGGAGACAGCGGGCCCGAGTGCCGCATCGGCATCACGGAGGCTGAGATCCAAGCCGCGTGCAAGAAAGCCGCGCAGACCGATCTTCCGCCCGGGCTCGAGCGGCGATAG
- a CDS encoding KpsF/GutQ family sugar-phosphate isomerase, which translates to MDFLAKARQVIEIETGALQGMAGRLDEGFSQAISILHDTLDRRGKIVVVGIGKSGNIGHKIAATLNSTGATAVVLNSQNALHGDLGIVSDGDAVLLLSYSGETAELLDLLPHVKRFEVGLIALTGNPRSTLAEHSDVVLDTSVDREACPLNLAPTSSSTAMLVMGDALAMVLLEARGFTEEQFARFHPGGALGRALLTRVSDIMRAGDQMAAVPVGSTVRDALVAMSTARSGACVVTQPDGSLAGIFTHGDFARCYQRDAHVGDKPVADFMTRSPISVGASSLAVEALQTIGSHRVDDVVVLDAAGKAVGLVDTQDLARLKIV; encoded by the coding sequence ATGGACTTCCTGGCGAAAGCGCGGCAAGTGATCGAGATCGAGACCGGTGCCCTGCAGGGCATGGCGGGACGGCTCGACGAGGGATTTAGCCAGGCCATCTCCATCCTGCACGATACTCTGGACCGTCGCGGCAAGATCGTGGTGGTGGGGATCGGGAAGTCGGGGAACATCGGTCACAAGATCGCGGCCACCCTGAATTCCACGGGAGCAACCGCGGTGGTTTTGAACTCGCAGAACGCCCTGCACGGCGATCTCGGGATCGTCTCGGATGGAGATGCCGTATTGTTGCTTTCCTACTCCGGCGAGACGGCGGAGCTCCTCGACCTGCTGCCGCATGTGAAGCGCTTCGAGGTCGGCCTGATCGCCCTCACCGGGAATCCCCGTTCCACGCTCGCCGAGCATAGCGATGTGGTGCTGGACACCTCCGTGGATCGCGAGGCCTGTCCGCTGAACCTCGCGCCGACCTCGTCATCCACTGCGATGCTGGTGATGGGTGACGCGTTAGCGATGGTCTTGCTGGAAGCGCGGGGCTTCACCGAGGAGCAGTTCGCGCGCTTCCACCCCGGCGGTGCGCTGGGCCGTGCATTGCTGACACGGGTCTCCGACATCATGCGTGCCGGCGATCAGATGGCGGCGGTGCCAGTGGGCTCCACCGTGAGGGATGCGCTGGTGGCCATGTCCACCGCGCGCTCCGGCGCCTGTGTGGTGACCCAGCCAGATGGCAGTCTTGCGGGGATCTTCACGCACGGGGATTTCGCCCGCTGCTACCAGCGGGACGCCCACGTGGGAGACAAGCCGGTGGCGGATTTCATGACCCGCAGCCCGATCAGCGTGGGGGCCTCCTCGCTCGCTGTCGAAGCGTTGCAAACGATTGGCTCGCATCGCGTTGACGATGTGGTGGTGCTGGATGCCGCGGGCAAGGCGGTGGGTCTGGTGGATACCCAGGATCTGGCCCGCCTCAAGATCGTATGA
- a CDS encoding valine--pyruvate transaminase, translating to MSHEFSNMGRQLAGGSGIEELMEDLGNALASGGPDICMLGGGQPAHIPEVNAIWRRRMEEIMAEPGALEKMLANYDPPRGNPRFIAALANLFRREFGWPLGPENIAITSGGQTAFFFLFNTLAGDMPGGRKKKILLPLVPEYIGYANQGSCGDLFRAVPPKIEKTGPHEFKYRVDFDALEVTDDIAAICVSRPTNPTGNVLTDEEIARLSDLAKKHGIPLIIDNAYGAPFPNIIFTEAKPIWEEHIILTLSLSKIGLPGTRTGMVVAHPKIAAAMASLSAVVGLANPNIGQTIALPLVESGEILKIANETVKPFYVEKSRQAQEFVATSFGEDFEYYIHRSEGALFLWLWFPGLPITSRELYERLKNRGVLIISGHYFFFGHDDESWRHRHECLRMTFTMDEGVVKRGIQAIGEEVRRAHEEARGLATA from the coding sequence ATGAGCCACGAATTCTCCAACATGGGCCGGCAGCTTGCCGGCGGCAGCGGCATCGAGGAACTGATGGAAGACTTGGGCAATGCCCTCGCCTCCGGAGGCCCGGATATCTGCATGCTCGGCGGCGGTCAGCCCGCACACATCCCGGAGGTGAATGCCATCTGGCGGCGGCGCATGGAGGAAATCATGGCCGAGCCCGGTGCGCTGGAGAAGATGCTGGCCAACTATGACCCGCCGCGCGGCAACCCGCGCTTCATCGCGGCGCTGGCGAATCTTTTCCGCCGCGAGTTCGGCTGGCCGCTGGGGCCGGAGAATATCGCCATCACCTCGGGCGGGCAGACGGCCTTCTTCTTCCTCTTCAACACGCTCGCAGGCGACATGCCGGGCGGCCGCAAGAAGAAGATCCTTCTGCCGCTCGTGCCGGAATACATCGGCTACGCCAACCAAGGCTCCTGCGGCGATCTCTTCCGCGCCGTGCCGCCGAAGATCGAGAAGACCGGCCCGCACGAGTTCAAGTACCGCGTGGACTTCGACGCGCTGGAGGTGACGGATGACATCGCCGCCATCTGTGTCTCCCGCCCGACCAACCCGACCGGAAACGTGCTCACCGATGAGGAGATCGCCCGCCTTTCGGATCTGGCGAAGAAGCACGGCATCCCCCTGATCATCGACAACGCCTACGGGGCCCCCTTCCCCAACATCATCTTCACCGAGGCGAAGCCGATCTGGGAGGAGCACATCATCCTCACCCTGAGCCTCTCGAAAATCGGCCTGCCGGGAACCCGCACCGGCATGGTGGTGGCTCACCCGAAGATCGCCGCGGCCATGGCCTCGCTCAGCGCGGTGGTGGGACTGGCGAATCCGAACATTGGCCAGACGATCGCGCTGCCGCTGGTGGAGAGCGGCGAGATCCTGAAGATCGCGAATGAAACCGTGAAACCCTTCTACGTCGAGAAGTCACGCCAGGCACAGGAGTTCGTCGCCACCAGCTTCGGGGAGGATTTCGAATACTACATCCATCGTAGCGAAGGCGCCCTTTTCCTCTGGCTCTGGTTCCCGGGCCTGCCGATCACCTCGCGCGAACTCTACGAGCGGCTCAAGAACCGCGGTGTGCTCATCATCTCCGGCCACTACTTCTTCTTCGGTCACGACGACGAGTCATGGCGTCACCGCCACGAGTGCCTGCGCATGACCTTCACCATGGATGAAGGCGTCGTGAAGCGCGGAATCCAGGCGATCGGGGAGGAAGTCCGCCGCGCGCATGAAGAGGCGCGAGGTCTTGCTACCGCGTAA
- a CDS encoding redoxin domain-containing protein, with the protein MAIQVGDKAPDFTLVTKTAEGPQLVKLSDEIGKSNIVLLFVPMAFTGVCTTELCDISGGISEYEALDAKVFGISGDSPFAQEAWAQKSGITLPLLSDYEHNVAKAYGVAYEQFLPEANLIMGGVAKRSAFVIDKEGVVRFLDIQDHPKDLPDFAGVKATLQSLA; encoded by the coding sequence ATGGCTATCCAAGTCGGCGACAAAGCACCGGATTTCACCCTCGTCACGAAAACCGCCGAAGGCCCGCAGCTGGTGAAGCTGTCGGACGAGATCGGCAAGTCGAACATCGTCCTCCTCTTCGTGCCGATGGCCTTCACCGGCGTCTGCACCACGGAGCTCTGTGATATTTCCGGAGGCATCTCCGAATACGAGGCGCTGGACGCAAAGGTCTTCGGCATCTCCGGTGACAGCCCCTTCGCGCAGGAAGCCTGGGCGCAGAAGTCCGGCATCACCCTGCCGCTGCTCAGCGACTACGAGCACAACGTGGCGAAGGCCTACGGCGTGGCCTACGAGCAATTCCTGCCCGAGGCGAACCTGATCATGGGCGGCGTGGCCAAGCGCTCGGCCTTCGTGATCGACAAGGAAGGCGTGGTCCGCTTCCTCGACATCCAGGATCACCCGAAGGATCTCCCGGACTTCGCCGGCGTGAAGGCGACCCTGCAGTCGCTGGCCTAA
- a CDS encoding SDR family oxidoreductase: MRLAITGTTGRVGRALADRLSRDHEVIELPRTRLDLADPASVEQLEDLDFDLLLNPGGLTNLEQCEDDPDLAWQVNAEAPIRMAEICRRTGRKILHFSTDYVFDGIEPGRRSEEDPPSPISVYGRTKEKGERGVLATGGTVLRVSWVFGPEKAAFPDLVLARALAGEEVSAVADKFSLPAYTRDLGEWTSALITKGCPSGLFHACNGGPVTSWHGIAVEILAYLKETRGMNLPAPKPLLLAEMSAFRAPRPRHTAMATERLESLLGEPLRDWRLALREHLDSRILSR; the protein is encoded by the coding sequence GTGCGGCTCGCGATCACCGGTACCACGGGGCGAGTCGGTCGGGCACTGGCCGACCGGCTGTCACGGGACCATGAGGTGATCGAACTGCCACGCACCCGGCTGGATCTCGCCGACCCAGCGTCGGTGGAGCAGCTGGAGGACCTCGATTTCGATCTGCTTCTCAATCCGGGTGGCCTGACGAACCTCGAACAATGCGAGGATGACCCGGATCTAGCCTGGCAGGTGAATGCCGAGGCCCCCATCCGGATGGCGGAGATCTGTCGCCGGACCGGGCGCAAGATTCTGCATTTCAGCACGGACTACGTTTTCGACGGCATCGAGCCAGGAAGGCGGAGCGAAGAGGATCCCCCCTCCCCCATCTCGGTCTACGGCCGCACGAAGGAGAAAGGCGAGCGGGGCGTGCTCGCCACCGGAGGCACGGTGCTGAGGGTTTCTTGGGTCTTCGGCCCGGAAAAAGCCGCGTTTCCCGATCTGGTACTGGCCCGTGCACTGGCCGGTGAGGAGGTCTCCGCCGTGGCGGACAAGTTCTCGCTGCCCGCCTACACCCGCGATCTCGGCGAGTGGACCTCCGCCCTGATCACAAAGGGCTGCCCTTCCGGCCTCTTCCACGCCTGCAATGGCGGCCCTGTCACGAGCTGGCACGGTATCGCCGTGGAGATCTTGGCCTATCTCAAGGAGACCCGGGGGATGAATCTTCCGGCTCCCAAGCCTCTCCTCTTGGCGGAGATGAGCGCCTTCCGGGCCCCTCGCCCGAGGCACACCGCGATGGCCACGGAACGCTTGGAATCCCTGCTGGGAGAGCCGCTCCGCGACTGGCGTCTTGCCCTCCGCGAGCATCTGGATTCGCGGATCTTATCCCGTTGA
- a CDS encoding mannose-1-phosphate guanylyltransferase, producing MPDPASTYALILAGGSGTRFWPLSRNEKPKQLLNLFGEETLLEQAISRLEGLVPLENILILTNAQQEAAVRQVASKLPAGNIFAEPAKRDTAPAVALGIGLVAARNPDAVMIVLPADQLIRDTAAFQSVMKDAVAAAEKSDGLVTIGIKPTWPCPSYGYIERGQRASIPGLDCEQMPAEVKRFREKPSTELAEQFLSQGGFCWNAGMFVWSIPTVIRELSTHQPELASFVSELRRSGDVAATVAAQFPKLTPISIDYGLMEKARRVLNIEATFDWDDVGSWLSVAKYLENVGSDNRVNTPVSEIDSENNIVFNARKGSHVALLGVDDLIIVQTEDALLIANRHQADAIKKLADKLPPELL from the coding sequence ATGCCTGACCCTGCATCCACCTACGCCCTGATCCTCGCCGGAGGGTCCGGCACCCGTTTCTGGCCTCTCAGCCGCAATGAGAAGCCGAAGCAGCTTCTGAATCTCTTCGGTGAAGAGACCCTGCTCGAGCAGGCGATCAGCCGTTTGGAAGGGCTGGTGCCGCTGGAGAACATCCTGATCCTGACGAATGCCCAGCAGGAGGCGGCGGTCCGTCAGGTGGCCTCGAAACTGCCGGCCGGGAACATTTTCGCCGAGCCCGCCAAGCGCGACACCGCCCCGGCGGTGGCCCTCGGGATTGGCCTCGTCGCCGCCCGGAATCCGGATGCGGTCATGATCGTCCTGCCTGCCGACCAGCTCATCCGCGATACCGCCGCCTTCCAGTCGGTGATGAAAGACGCGGTTGCAGCGGCGGAGAAGTCGGACGGGCTCGTCACGATCGGCATCAAGCCGACCTGGCCCTGCCCTTCCTACGGCTATATCGAGCGCGGCCAGCGGGCCTCGATCCCCGGTCTGGATTGCGAGCAGATGCCGGCGGAGGTGAAGCGCTTCCGCGAGAAGCCGAGCACCGAGCTGGCCGAGCAGTTCCTTTCGCAAGGCGGCTTCTGCTGGAATGCCGGGATGTTCGTCTGGTCTATCCCCACGGTCATCCGCGAGCTCAGCACGCATCAACCGGAGCTGGCTTCCTTCGTCTCCGAACTCCGCCGCTCCGGCGATGTGGCCGCCACGGTGGCCGCGCAGTTCCCGAAGCTCACGCCGATCTCGATCGACTACGGCCTGATGGAGAAAGCCCGCCGGGTGTTGAACATCGAAGCGACCTTCGATTGGGACGATGTTGGCTCCTGGCTATCCGTGGCGAAGTATCTCGAGAACGTTGGCAGCGACAACCGCGTGAACACCCCGGTCTCCGAGATCGATTCGGAGAACAACATCGTCTTCAACGCGAGGAAAGGCTCGCACGTCGCGCTGCTCGGCGTCGATGACCTGATCATCGTGCAGACGGAGGACGCGCTGCTGATCGCCAATCGTCATCAGGCGGATGCGATCAAGAAGCTCGCGGACAAGCTGCCGCCGGAGCTGCTTTAA
- a CDS encoding DNA alkylation repair protein, whose amino-acid sequence MTAPEVLAELESLGSETVKRMLMKNHGIKEPCFGVKIGDMQPLRKRIKKDYQLALDLYQTGNYDAMYLAGLIADDERMTKKDLQGWVEQAYGGSLPGSTVAGVAAANPHGRELALKWIDSKKPQIAAAGWSTLSGIVALKKDEGLDLEELKSLLARVQKQIHQAPDEARYAMNGFVISLGGYVAALTELAIRTAEEIGPVTADLGNNSCEVPAAADYIRNMQARGSIGKKRKTMKC is encoded by the coding sequence ATGACTGCCCCTGAAGTCCTCGCCGAACTCGAATCACTGGGAAGCGAAACCGTGAAGCGGATGCTGATGAAGAACCACGGCATCAAGGAACCCTGCTTCGGCGTGAAGATCGGCGACATGCAGCCGTTGCGTAAGCGGATCAAAAAGGACTACCAGCTCGCGCTCGATCTCTACCAGACCGGAAACTATGACGCGATGTATCTGGCCGGCTTGATCGCGGACGACGAGCGGATGACCAAGAAGGACCTGCAAGGCTGGGTGGAGCAGGCCTATGGCGGCTCGCTTCCCGGATCAACGGTGGCAGGAGTAGCCGCGGCCAATCCCCATGGACGCGAACTGGCGCTGAAATGGATCGACTCAAAGAAACCGCAGATCGCCGCCGCAGGATGGTCAACGCTCAGCGGGATCGTGGCCCTGAAGAAAGACGAGGGACTGGACCTTGAGGAGTTGAAGTCGCTGCTCGCACGGGTGCAGAAGCAGATTCACCAGGCCCCGGACGAAGCGCGCTACGCCATGAACGGCTTCGTGATCAGCCTCGGCGGCTATGTCGCCGCTCTCACCGAACTAGCCATCCGGACAGCAGAGGAGATTGGACCGGTGACCGCGGACCTCGGCAACAACAGCTGCGAAGTCCCCGCGGCCGCGGACTACATTCGGAATATGCAAGCGCGGGGGAGCATCGGGAAGAAGCGGAAGACGATGAAGTGCTGA
- a CDS encoding glycoside hydrolase family 16 protein produces MIRLPALVLALVSLAPAEEVVQPPRDPAYKLVWADEFDGDGPVDESKWRFEQGFERNHELQWYQKDNAVRKDGLLVIEARREKVRNPRFEEGSRDWKKNRWEAEYTSASITTMGKHDWKFGRFEVRARFTPLPGLWPAIWTTGRGRWPHGGEIDILEYYSGRIYANFCWAGKHGRDLWNTGSHSIGRFVKEDSWKDQFHHWVLEWDEEKMSIWLDGEMLNTQLMKHVQNQDGPVVNPFLAPHAFRLNLAIGGPQGGDPSGTSFPQRYEVDYVRIYQK; encoded by the coding sequence ATGATCCGACTCCCCGCCCTCGTCCTCGCCTTGGTTTCGCTCGCCCCTGCCGAGGAGGTCGTGCAGCCGCCCCGTGATCCGGCCTACAAGCTGGTGTGGGCGGATGAATTCGATGGCGACGGTCCGGTGGATGAAAGCAAGTGGCGCTTCGAGCAAGGCTTCGAGCGCAACCACGAACTCCAGTGGTATCAGAAAGACAACGCGGTTCGTAAAGACGGCTTGCTCGTGATTGAGGCCCGCCGGGAAAAGGTCCGCAATCCGCGTTTCGAGGAGGGCTCGCGCGACTGGAAGAAGAATCGCTGGGAGGCGGAGTACACGTCTGCGTCCATCACCACGATGGGCAAGCATGACTGGAAGTTCGGGCGCTTCGAAGTACGGGCCCGATTCACCCCGCTGCCCGGTCTCTGGCCAGCGATCTGGACCACGGGTCGCGGACGCTGGCCGCACGGGGGTGAAATCGACATCCTCGAGTACTACAGCGGTCGTATTTACGCGAACTTCTGCTGGGCTGGAAAGCATGGCCGCGATCTTTGGAACACCGGCTCGCACTCCATCGGGCGCTTTGTGAAGGAAGACTCATGGAAGGATCAATTCCATCACTGGGTGCTCGAGTGGGACGAAGAGAAGATGAGCATCTGGCTCGACGGGGAAATGCTGAACACCCAGCTCATGAAGCATGTGCAGAATCAGGATGGGCCCGTGGTGAATCCCTTCCTCGCCCCTCATGCCTTCCGCCTGAATCTCGCCATCGGCGGGCCGCAAGGCGGAGATCCTTCGGGCACCTCGTTCCCGCAGAGATACGAGGTGGACTACGTTCGGATCTATCAGAAGTAG